A genomic window from Bicyclus anynana chromosome 11, ilBicAnyn1.1, whole genome shotgun sequence includes:
- the LOC112048117 gene encoding cytoglobin-like — protein sequence MGSLVSQLWWGGDPDEVSSVSGLSRRDIYAVQKSWAPVHANNVAVGTELLKRYFRAYPNAKQYFRMIRNLSEDDYDSNIQFKAHVVSLMTSLNLAVSTLDQPEVVAALMQKLGESHGKRKIQEKDFHDLKGVIVKMFIEVLKLDDSTLGAWGKTVEFWYKHIFQTLSIPDEQR from the exons ATGGGCAGCCTGGTGAGCCAGCTATGGTGGGGCGGGGACCCGGACGAGGTGAGCTCTGTGTCGGGGTTGAGCAGACGCGACATCTACGCTGTGCAGAAGTCCTGGGCCCCAGTACATGCCAACAACGTGGCAGTGGGCACGGAGTTATTGAAAAG ATACTTCCGCGCGTATCCAAATGCGAAGCAATACTTCCGTATGATAAGGAACCTGTCCGAGGATGATTACGACAGTAACATACAGTTCAAAGCTCACGTGGTAAGCCTGATGACGTCGCTCAACCTGGCGGTCAGCACCCTCGACCAGCCAGAGGTCGTGGCCGCACTGATGCAGAAGCTCGGAGAGTCGCATGGAAAGAGGAAAATACAGGAGAAAGATTTTCAC GATTTAAAAGGCGTCATAGTAAAAATGTTCATTGAAGTACTGAAACTTGACGACTCAACGCTCGGCGCTTGGGGCAAGACTGTGGAATTCTGGTACAAGCATATCTTCCAAACCCTATCAATACCAGACGAGCAGAGATAA
- the LOC112048115 gene encoding deoxyhypusine hydroxylase — MVNVSDDAVKGVGKVLNDPNRPMKERFRALFALRNIGGQTAINCINECFTDESVLLKHELAYCLGQMQDKNAIPVLINILEDKNQDPIVRHEAGEALGAIGDTDLQSLLEKYQNDPAVEVAETCQIALQRLKWLKDESINDKSLSKSLYNSIDPAPPSKEVDIEELTKTLLDENKSLFERYRAMFSLRNLQTTESIHALAKGFQASSALFRHEVAFVFGQMQDERSVPALIQTLEDKDEHEMVRHEAAEALGSIGTEDCTKVLKMYLEDPRPVVRESCEVALDMSEYENSPEFQYANTLLTVTS, encoded by the exons atggttaatgtaagtgatgatgccgtaAAAGGTGTGGGCAAAGTATTAAACGATCCCAACAGGCCAATGAAGGAGCGTTTTCGGGCTCTGTTTGCTCTTCGTAACATCGGGGGACAAACCGCAATCAATTGCATTAATGAATGCTTTACGGATGAATCAGTGCTGTTAAAACACGAACTGGCCTACTGTCTAGGACAAATGCAGGATAAAAATGCCATACCagtgttaataaatatattggaaGATAAAAATCAGGATCCCATTGTTCGGCATGAAGCCG GTGAAGCTCTTGGGGCTATTGGTGATACTGACCTCCAATCATTATTAGAGAAATATCAAAATGACCCAGCAGTGGAAGTTGCTGAAACATGTCAAATAGCATTGCAGCGGCTCAAATGGCTTAAAGATGAGAGCATAAATGATAAGAGTTTATCAAAGAGCCTCTATAACTCAATAGATCCTGCACCACCGAGCAAGGAAGTTGATATCGAAGAACTTACAAAGACACTGTTAGATGAAAATAAATCACTATTTGAGAGGTATAGAGCAATGTTTAGTTTGCGGAACTTGCAAACAACAGAGAGTATACATGCTTTGGCTAAAG GTTTCCAAGCAAGCAGTGCACTTTTCCGCCATGAAGTAGCATTTGTGTTTGGGCAGATGCAGGACGAGCGGAGTGTACCAGCTCTTATACAGACACTGGAAGATAAAG ATGAACATGAGATGGTACGTCACGAGGCTGCTGAAGCATTGGGCTCTATCGGCACTGAAGATTGCACTAAAGTACTTAAAat GTATTTGGAGGATCCGAGACCAGTAGTCCGCGAGAGTTGCGAGGTGGCGCTCGATATGTCCGAGTATGAAAACAGTCCAGAGTTCCAGTACGCTAACACTTTGCTTACAGTTACTTCGTGA